The proteins below come from a single Triticum aestivum cultivar Chinese Spring chromosome 5D, IWGSC CS RefSeq v2.1, whole genome shotgun sequence genomic window:
- the LOC123119547 gene encoding uncharacterized protein, whose translation MPRLSSFYLPQKSQSAPPPKPIPRGSSRPGSALRRQLHPRPAASRSPMSASSRVGAPSAVGVLAVATPRPSKLSLLHRPAKMGSGMSRRGRRSEYINQIFEDLTLWKCSADDLLI comes from the exons ATGCCCCGTCTTTCCAGTTTCTACCTCCCACAAAAATCTCAATCTGCGCCGCCACCAAAGCCTATCCCCCGCGGCAGTTCTCGGCCTGGCTCTGCCCTCCGGCGCCAACTCCACCCTCGGCCGGCGGCTTCCCGTTCTCCTATGTCGGCATCCTCGCGAGTGGGAGCCCCGTCGGCCGTCGGTGTCCTCGCCGTTGCCACGCCGCGCCCCTCCAAACTCTCATTGCTACACCGTCCCGCAAAGATGGGATCCGGAATGTCAAGAAG GGGGAGAAGGAGCGAATACATTAATCAG ATATTCGAGGATTTAACATTATGGAAATGTTCAGCAGATGATCTTTT GATTTAG